From a single Vibrio chagasii genomic region:
- a CDS encoding TolC family protein: MKPTTSVFGINASVVVAAAFVSSAAFISASALAAAPASTHADQQSSTQQLNTLIEIALNQDSNRKQYFAQSQAMRETGIASATLMDPKLKVGFGGLPVDSFQFDEDPMTNISVGLMQQFERGNTLDLQQKKASQQADGLALQVEARELTVANSMTQLWLELGYQQVAEGVMRENRRLLVELENYVQTNYSIGKSEAQDLLNAQLQVSKLDEKLQANQQIQRRLISQLSEWLGSDWLGTQAISSQVLDSQAPDAQSVLNATNQIDWSVLENKLATNLDSTKHYQLLMEHPLVKITDATISSNQTQVELAEQAYTPQFGVEVMYAHRQANNMAGEPASDLVSAYLTVDIPLFTGNRQDKTLSAAQHQVGAAKSQKDTLLAQMNAQVNALLVDKANLTQRLERYQSSLLPQTSARIRAVERGYQNNTAQFNDVISATADELALKLEQQRLITDLNIVNSKLASLLSGFDYQVEQPQLTATNHQ; the protein is encoded by the coding sequence ATAAAACCAACAACCTCCGTGTTTGGAATAAACGCGAGTGTCGTGGTCGCTGCTGCCTTTGTTTCGAGTGCTGCTTTTATTTCAGCCAGTGCTTTGGCTGCTGCACCTGCTTCAACACACGCTGATCAACAGAGCTCAACACAGCAACTCAATACATTGATTGAGATAGCATTGAACCAAGACAGCAATCGCAAACAGTACTTTGCTCAGTCGCAAGCGATGCGTGAAACCGGTATTGCGAGCGCTACCCTGATGGATCCGAAACTCAAAGTCGGGTTCGGTGGATTACCCGTCGATAGCTTTCAGTTTGATGAAGACCCGATGACCAATATCTCGGTCGGGCTGATGCAGCAATTCGAGCGTGGCAATACGCTTGATCTTCAGCAGAAAAAGGCAAGTCAGCAAGCTGATGGCCTCGCTCTTCAAGTTGAGGCTCGTGAATTGACTGTTGCTAACAGCATGACGCAGCTATGGCTTGAGTTGGGTTACCAGCAAGTCGCAGAAGGTGTGATGCGTGAAAACCGACGCCTTTTGGTTGAACTAGAGAACTACGTGCAAACCAATTACTCGATTGGCAAAAGCGAAGCGCAAGATCTGCTTAATGCTCAGCTTCAAGTCAGCAAACTTGATGAGAAACTGCAGGCAAACCAGCAAATTCAGCGTCGTTTAATCTCTCAGCTTTCTGAATGGTTGGGTTCGGATTGGCTAGGGACTCAAGCGATTAGCTCTCAGGTTCTTGATTCTCAGGCTCCTGATGCTCAAAGCGTACTCAATGCAACGAACCAAATTGATTGGTCGGTGTTGGAAAATAAACTAGCAACCAACCTCGATTCAACTAAACACTATCAACTGTTGATGGAGCATCCGCTCGTTAAGATAACGGATGCGACTATCTCGTCTAATCAGACACAAGTTGAATTGGCAGAACAAGCTTACACACCTCAGTTTGGTGTAGAAGTTATGTATGCCCACCGACAAGCTAATAACATGGCAGGTGAACCTGCTTCTGACCTTGTCAGTGCTTATCTAACGGTCGACATCCCTCTGTTTACAGGTAATCGACAAGACAAAACCTTGTCTGCGGCTCAACACCAAGTTGGCGCTGCTAAATCTCAAAAAGACACCTTACTTGCTCAAATGAATGCTCAAGTGAATGCATTATTGGTGGATAAGGCGAATCTCACCCAGCGCCTAGAGCGTTACCAAAGTTCCTTATTACCCCAGACATCGGCGCGAATCCGTGCGGTTGAAAGAGGTTATCAAAACAACACGGCACAGTTTAACGATGTGATTTCAGCAACGGCAGATGAGCTTGCTTTGAAGCTTGAGCAACAGCGTTTGATCACTGACCTTAACATCGTGAATAGCAAGCTCGCGTCACTCCTGAGTGGCTTTGATTATCAGGTTGAGCAACCGCAACTAACTGCGACAAACCATCAATAA
- a CDS encoding VCBS domain-containing protein, which yields MMILPSLARHAEATEGSGDSSHDMDLAATNSVADEDIVDKHTNAAPLEATHQNIQKNESQEIPDTTESQAPHGANTHLVPSHHLSTLSHPQVHYIPSVSMPTISAGGNGQPTHSNTPPTPTTPVTFIPEVIKGTYGELHVDVNGQYTFVLNPNSPQYILLNQHQQGTDHFALHLSNGASIVVQIPVTGKQDLPSISGDLAGIVTEDHNVDSQGLLHANGKIDVIDPDQNESSVTPEVISGKYGSLTIDADGHWQYQVDNSLSNVQALTRATSLHESFTIHTKDGTPQTIDMTIGGNDDNAVITGVDTGSVIEDLTTQVQGQLSVTDPDLGEDHFQASQVNGHLGTLTIDKDGAWTYDLDNTNPKVQALSKGATATDTVTVHSADGTPHQITVTVNGTNDKAVISGTSSGAVKEESQLQTSGTLTITDVDTGEAHFSNTDVAGALGTLHLKDNGAWTYDLDNTNPTVQALGKGATATDTITVHSADGTPHQITVTVNGTNDKAVIGGTNSGAVTEESQLQTSGTLTITDVDTGEAHFSNTDVTGALGTLHLKDNGAWTYDLDNTNPKVQALGKGATATDTVTVHSADGTPHQVTVTINGTNDRPTISGTSSGAVIEQGLNTAGNPDATGSLIATDIDKSDTITWAINQPQGQWGTLSIDQNGHWHYQLDNLAGGAADKLASGEHQSEQFWITATDSAGATVPHKIVIDVQGSNDKPIVSAWTQLPAGKEDQPVTIKASDLLTHANDVDSSDVLHVTNLQATHGHLVDNKDGTYTFTPDKDFNGEIRLTYDVVDGHGGSVSTQAKFDLTATPDNAIITDAQTNADLRGVTEDRGYIDTHYQLHYDGKLDIQDPDAGEAQFDPNIGPQTYQGIGYDTKLGGHILLMRDGHYIYTLDNRNIQNLAQGEVKHDSAVIRSADGTTHTIELTVHGTNDAPTINAQSHSVTEGGSVLNGQMVGQDIDTGATLTYSAPQIDGLVVNPDGSYSFNPAHSSYQSLASGVTKTLTVPVTVTDEHNASSTQNLSITITGVNNSAVIGGVDTGNVTEGNAGQDMSPDYAQPGMAHLVRSTIDASGKLTIADTDTGEAEFDTHGLGFNYAGQYGDLLLRKDGTWFYHADTGQIRSTGGLTSTRGTTIDQLGENQTLTDTITVFSKDGTSHDIVITIHGSNDRPYCASEVQLNSGKEDLAQTITATELLTNTVDVDANDAGKLTIANLHADHGSIQDNHDGTYTFTPVKDYNGQVHFTYDVKDAHGGTTHTGANTTLAATPDKAIISEVTTGRVIEDGPHATHNNGTTTELANGQLQVIDLDSGEDKFQYSQFGETRIHDPFGGMLRIDSAGNWGYSVDNAALQHLAQGQVETVTYRVHSFDGTAYDLNIDVVGTNDAPTVTKVALSNGTEDINYQMQASQFGFTDVDTGDTLHSIAITDLPTAAQGKFVLDGHDITAGQRIIASDITKLQFVPAPNFNGDVQFKFTVNDGHASSAETTNTLHIDAVSDAAQISGQLTTEDRSHVTEDVRVSGHMLSSDSMTLHVHDPDSGQNFFIPTGATGTTNGQSNGTWVDGDNNVGQFILHASGQWLFRADNNNPQIDQLGAGQKIQDTITVQSADGTTQQLTAVIHGTNDAPIVSTQVQLATGQEDSVQVLSSTTLLANSSDVDLNDIGKLFIDNLHADHGTIVDNKDGTFTFTPDHNYNGQVHFTYDVNDAHGGTTHTGANTTLAAVNDAATITGVDSGSVTEDQNVHSSVQGNYSYKLEAKGHLTAVDPDAGESGFDYHTLIGAPTHPNWAPYRSALGGELEIDQQGRWHYYIDNRKSEVQSLGAGETLTDTVTIQSKDGTPHMITLTINGTNDDPVLSVTQTTPTTGTLTETDVDVKDTHTFSVVNSTGQFGSLSVDPDSGAYVYTANGSVAGMSYNATTHTYHGADVFEVKVSDNHGGESSKFITFDANGHVSVVPGQSPTISTSVPSNPLVTTTQPSLPAGTNTPPNNAVTVDLATSSDTGTSDTDNLTKDSTPTVTGHTDIPYSQVTIYDGSTPIGHALSDGSGQYSVAVSSLSNGAHNLSAKALAPSSVLPSTSSILPLHVDTVVAPLQVSLTHDTGSNSSDLITSDGSLTITGQETGATVEYSTDNGHTWTSSFTPQQGSNTVSVRQTDAAGNVSTPTSLTFTYDDQTATPSIDLKASTDSGVSTTDDLTNIHTPIITGMAEANSAISITDETGKVIATGTANSSGVYQLTTSDIAEGKHTLTVSSTDVAGNQSSASLPVEVDYTAPTISKVNLKTETTHQPTFSGTVSLDTTSVDIVIKSGSTIIETLHATLDGKGGYTVDATNLPDQSYTAYIQATDKAGNSTASGYAGTFDRFIVDTHASAPTISFESTGLDNIYNAAEVASGAASTITSTIHLPSDAHPKDTLTINGHSHHITDAEFLAKSVNIEVAPGASITASITDQNGNTSTVTNAIAPSADVTVAPLQVSLTHDTGSNSSDLITSDGSLTITGQETGATVEYSTDNGHTWTPSFTPQQGSNTVSVRQTDAAGNISPDTSVTFTLDNTIAAPAVSLRNDTGRHSVNTPDLITKDSQLTIQTEAGAKVEYSNDGGHTWTAVFNPVEGVNDLQVRQTDIAGNVSPVTHFSFTLDTTPGTITVNPISQDNALNAAENNQPLVITGTTSNIAPGDVVYVVIGNKHFYDATVKTDGTWSLTLGTSIHQNIMATDRDYSIQVGTVDTAGNSTPRISTHLLIDTQSPIPHIAVDSVTQDNVLNALESGQTIAITGTVTGDYQAGDIVSLKINGATISSLTGSVDSSGHFSIPVAGNVLEHANIHTSYANGQSGSIHSIEATIITTDAVGNVGSATTGSQVFSVDTHVSLPTITFENPGPDGLYSKAEIAHGHPNTVTATITPPGDAKVGEHLVVNGQDHVLDAHSLQHGLQIEVNPGSQVQVTMTDEHGNTAGSQGVAASAIPEPIVVKPPSGSHQVSGTLGVPPLVPSQTPVPSAQNGWRIHLPNGQYVTSHHGQYGTLTIDPQTGHLHYQEQAQVHTGPHGSASGIGQHEDKFEIALQGTNQDEVVAHVNVQILSHGPGHSGKLTIGTEVVDMTITPIVHASHPAPPPPPPVQHDEPEIASHEDFTFTVSEDTSLDLSQHAHQEPDQKTDHQGAAAYLDALGIQPNASPTTGHDQPADMDIVLAQVDEQHAVDYDQTHLDMSDALEHHDAANNHNQDDEHHHHHDVDGLPDIDPNN from the coding sequence ATGATGATCTTACCATCATTGGCTAGGCACGCTGAAGCTACCGAGGGGTCAGGTGATTCTTCTCATGACATGGATTTAGCGGCGACGAATAGTGTTGCAGATGAAGACATCGTCGATAAACACACCAATGCAGCCCCCTTAGAAGCTACTCATCAAAATATTCAAAAAAATGAGAGCCAAGAAATCCCTGATACCACTGAAAGTCAGGCACCTCATGGGGCAAACACGCATTTAGTTCCTTCTCATCACCTATCGACGCTTTCACACCCACAGGTTCACTACATCCCTTCCGTCTCCATGCCAACCATTTCAGCAGGAGGTAACGGTCAGCCAACTCATTCAAACACGCCTCCTACACCAACTACACCCGTCACTTTTATTCCAGAAGTGATCAAGGGGACGTACGGAGAGCTTCATGTCGATGTAAACGGCCAATACACGTTCGTATTAAACCCCAACTCACCTCAATACATCTTGCTTAACCAACACCAACAAGGCACCGATCACTTTGCGTTACACCTATCTAATGGCGCGAGCATCGTTGTTCAGATACCGGTAACGGGTAAGCAAGACTTGCCAAGTATTTCTGGTGATTTAGCAGGGATCGTTACCGAAGATCACAATGTCGATTCACAAGGTTTACTCCATGCAAACGGTAAGATTGACGTCATTGACCCAGACCAAAATGAAAGCTCAGTAACCCCAGAAGTTATCTCAGGTAAATATGGCTCATTAACCATAGACGCGGATGGGCACTGGCAATATCAAGTAGACAACTCGCTTTCCAACGTTCAAGCGTTAACCAGGGCGACGTCACTGCATGAAAGTTTCACAATCCACACGAAAGATGGCACACCACAAACCATCGACATGACCATTGGTGGCAACGATGACAATGCGGTTATCACAGGTGTGGACACAGGCTCAGTTATAGAAGACCTAACAACTCAGGTACAGGGCCAGCTTTCAGTAACAGACCCAGATCTTGGAGAAGATCATTTTCAAGCGTCTCAAGTTAATGGCCATCTAGGTACATTAACCATCGACAAAGATGGTGCGTGGACTTACGATCTCGATAACACCAATCCAAAAGTGCAAGCCCTGAGCAAAGGCGCGACGGCCACCGATACGGTTACCGTTCATTCAGCAGACGGCACGCCACATCAAATCACGGTCACAGTTAACGGTACCAATGACAAAGCCGTGATTAGTGGCACAAGCTCAGGTGCAGTAAAGGAAGAATCTCAACTTCAAACATCCGGAACGTTAACGATTACTGACGTTGATACTGGTGAAGCGCACTTCTCCAATACTGATGTTGCTGGTGCTTTAGGTACGCTCCACCTCAAAGATAATGGAGCATGGACCTACGATCTCGATAACACCAACCCAACCGTGCAAGCCTTGGGCAAAGGCGCCACGGCCACTGATACGATTACCGTACATTCGGCAGACGGCACGCCACATCAAATCACAGTTACTGTTAACGGAACTAACGATAAAGCTGTGATTGGTGGTACAAACTCCGGCGCTGTAACGGAGGAATCTCAACTTCAAACGTCCGGCACATTGACGATTACTGACGTCGATACCGGTGAAGCGCACTTCTCAAATACTGATGTTACTGGTGCTTTGGGCACGCTCCACCTCAAAGACAATGGTGCGTGGACTTACGACCTCGATAACACCAATCCTAAAGTGCAAGCCTTGGGCAAAGGCGCGACGGCCACCGATACGGTTACCGTGCATTCGGCAGATGGAACACCGCATCAAGTTACCGTCACAATTAATGGTACCAATGACCGCCCTACCATCTCAGGAACCTCAAGTGGTGCAGTCATCGAGCAGGGCTTGAACACCGCAGGAAACCCCGATGCGACAGGGAGTTTAATCGCAACTGATATAGATAAGTCTGACACTATCACATGGGCAATCAATCAACCCCAAGGCCAATGGGGAACGTTGTCGATTGATCAGAATGGTCATTGGCACTATCAGCTCGACAATTTAGCCGGTGGTGCTGCAGATAAGCTAGCGAGTGGTGAACATCAGTCAGAACAATTCTGGATCACTGCTACCGACTCAGCTGGAGCAACAGTCCCTCATAAAATCGTTATCGATGTGCAAGGTAGTAACGACAAACCGATTGTCAGTGCGTGGACTCAGCTTCCTGCGGGCAAAGAAGATCAACCTGTAACCATAAAAGCTTCTGATTTGCTAACGCATGCAAACGATGTTGATAGTAGCGATGTTTTGCATGTGACGAATCTGCAAGCTACTCACGGACATCTGGTCGACAACAAAGACGGCACTTATACCTTCACGCCAGACAAAGATTTCAATGGTGAGATTCGACTCACCTATGATGTCGTTGACGGCCATGGTGGTAGCGTTAGTACTCAAGCTAAGTTTGACCTTACCGCAACTCCTGATAACGCGATTATTACCGACGCACAAACCAATGCAGACTTAAGGGGAGTAACTGAAGATCGTGGTTACATAGATACCCACTACCAACTACATTACGACGGCAAGTTAGACATCCAAGACCCTGATGCGGGTGAAGCTCAATTTGATCCAAATATCGGCCCACAAACCTATCAAGGTATTGGCTACGACACCAAGTTAGGTGGTCATATACTGCTTATGCGCGATGGCCACTACATCTATACTCTCGACAACCGCAACATACAGAACTTAGCGCAAGGTGAAGTTAAACACGATTCTGCCGTTATACGTTCAGCGGATGGTACTACGCACACGATAGAGCTTACGGTTCATGGTACCAACGATGCCCCTACCATCAATGCACAGTCTCACTCAGTGACTGAAGGTGGAAGTGTTCTAAATGGACAAATGGTTGGCCAAGATATAGATACCGGTGCGACCTTGACTTACAGCGCACCGCAGATTGATGGTTTAGTGGTTAATCCGGACGGCAGTTATAGTTTCAATCCTGCTCACTCTAGCTATCAATCGTTAGCATCAGGAGTCACGAAAACGCTGACTGTTCCCGTAACAGTCACAGACGAACATAATGCGAGCAGCACTCAAAACCTCTCAATTACGATTACAGGGGTTAATAACTCTGCCGTTATTGGCGGTGTCGACACGGGTAACGTAACCGAAGGTAATGCTGGACAGGACATGTCCCCAGATTATGCCCAACCAGGCATGGCTCACTTGGTTCGAAGTACAATTGACGCCAGTGGCAAGCTTACTATTGCCGACACAGACACAGGTGAGGCGGAGTTTGATACACACGGACTTGGTTTTAATTACGCTGGCCAATATGGCGACCTACTTCTACGAAAAGACGGAACTTGGTTTTATCACGCTGATACGGGGCAAATTCGTAGCACTGGTGGTCTCACAAGCACCCGAGGAACAACCATCGACCAGCTTGGTGAAAATCAAACTCTAACTGACACCATCACCGTTTTTTCTAAAGATGGTACATCGCACGATATTGTCATTACGATTCACGGTAGTAATGACCGCCCTTACTGCGCTTCTGAAGTACAGCTCAATTCAGGCAAGGAAGATCTAGCTCAAACCATCACAGCAACCGAGTTATTGACAAATACAGTTGACGTAGACGCCAACGATGCAGGCAAGCTCACTATCGCTAATTTACATGCTGATCACGGTTCGATCCAAGACAACCACGATGGAACCTATACTTTCACGCCAGTCAAAGACTATAACGGCCAAGTTCATTTCACTTACGATGTGAAAGACGCGCATGGCGGTACCACCCACACTGGCGCGAATACTACTCTCGCAGCTACCCCTGACAAAGCCATTATCTCTGAAGTGACCACTGGAAGGGTTATTGAGGATGGACCACATGCAACGCACAACAACGGCACCACGACTGAATTAGCCAACGGCCAACTTCAAGTCATCGACCTAGACAGCGGCGAAGATAAGTTCCAATACAGCCAATTTGGTGAGACTCGAATTCACGATCCGTTTGGTGGCATGCTTCGAATTGATAGTGCGGGTAATTGGGGATATAGCGTCGACAACGCGGCACTTCAACATCTAGCGCAAGGGCAAGTTGAAACGGTCACCTATCGAGTGCACAGCTTCGATGGTACTGCCTACGACTTAAATATTGATGTCGTCGGAACCAACGACGCACCGACAGTTACCAAGGTGGCTCTAAGCAATGGAACGGAAGATATAAACTATCAAATGCAGGCGAGTCAGTTCGGATTCACCGACGTCGATACAGGCGATACGCTGCATTCCATCGCGATCACTGACCTGCCAACAGCGGCTCAAGGTAAGTTTGTACTCGATGGACACGATATCACCGCAGGTCAGCGCATCATAGCCTCCGATATCACTAAGCTTCAGTTTGTCCCTGCCCCAAACTTTAACGGTGATGTTCAATTTAAGTTCACGGTGAATGATGGACATGCCAGCTCTGCAGAAACAACTAATACATTGCATATTGATGCGGTTAGTGACGCTGCACAAATCAGTGGACAATTAACGACCGAAGACCGTTCTCACGTCACTGAGGATGTTAGAGTGAGCGGTCATATGTTGTCTTCCGATTCTATGACTCTGCACGTGCATGACCCAGATTCAGGTCAAAATTTCTTTATTCCTACAGGAGCAACAGGCACCACCAACGGACAATCAAACGGAACGTGGGTCGATGGTGACAACAATGTTGGTCAGTTCATTCTTCATGCCTCTGGACAATGGCTATTCAGGGCAGACAACAACAACCCTCAAATAGACCAACTAGGGGCTGGGCAGAAAATTCAAGACACCATTACAGTGCAAAGTGCTGATGGTACAACTCAGCAGCTAACCGCCGTTATCCACGGTACTAACGATGCTCCCATTGTTTCGACACAGGTACAACTGGCCACAGGGCAAGAAGATTCAGTTCAAGTGTTGAGTTCAACAACACTACTAGCGAACTCTAGCGACGTTGATCTCAATGATATTGGCAAGCTCTTCATTGATAACTTACATGCTGATCATGGAACAATCGTCGATAATAAAGATGGTACATTCACCTTTACGCCAGATCATAATTACAACGGTCAAGTGCACTTCACTTATGACGTTAATGATGCACATGGGGGAACAACACACACAGGGGCAAACACAACCTTAGCAGCGGTCAATGATGCAGCGACCATCACAGGCGTGGACTCGGGTTCCGTCACCGAAGACCAAAATGTTCACTCTTCTGTACAAGGCAATTATTCATATAAATTAGAAGCTAAAGGCCACCTTACAGCCGTTGACCCAGATGCAGGAGAATCAGGTTTTGACTACCACACACTCATCGGCGCTCCTACACATCCTAACTGGGCACCCTACCGATCCGCACTTGGTGGTGAGTTAGAAATAGATCAACAAGGAAGATGGCACTATTACATCGATAATCGTAAGTCTGAAGTTCAAAGTTTAGGCGCAGGTGAAACGCTCACGGATACCGTCACTATCCAATCTAAAGATGGCACGCCACATATGATTACTCTCACTATCAATGGCACCAATGATGATCCCGTTTTATCGGTAACCCAAACAACTCCAACAACAGGTACACTGACCGAAACTGATGTTGACGTGAAAGACACTCATACCTTCTCTGTCGTCAATTCAACAGGTCAATTCGGTTCGCTATCGGTTGACCCAGATTCGGGCGCGTATGTGTATACAGCCAACGGTTCGGTTGCTGGGATGAGTTACAACGCAACTACGCACACATATCACGGCGCCGATGTGTTCGAAGTAAAAGTGTCTGACAATCACGGCGGGGAGTCATCGAAGTTCATCACTTTTGATGCCAACGGTCATGTTTCAGTTGTGCCAGGACAATCACCGACGATTTCAACCTCTGTGCCTTCCAATCCACTGGTAACGACAACGCAACCAAGTTTACCAGCAGGAACAAACACTCCGCCAAATAATGCAGTCACCGTCGACTTAGCGACATCTAGCGATACTGGTACTTCCGATACCGATAACCTCACTAAAGACAGCACACCGACAGTCACCGGGCACACGGATATTCCTTACTCACAAGTCACTATTTATGATGGCTCAACACCTATTGGACATGCGCTATCTGATGGCTCGGGACAGTATAGTGTGGCGGTAAGCAGCTTATCGAATGGCGCTCATAATCTTTCTGCCAAAGCCTTAGCGCCTTCTTCAGTTTTACCATCAACATCATCCATTCTTCCATTGCATGTTGATACTGTAGTGGCACCGCTTCAAGTCTCATTAACCCATGACACAGGAAGCAATTCGTCTGATTTGATTACTAGCGATGGTTCATTGACTATCACTGGACAAGAGACAGGCGCAACCGTTGAATACTCGACCGACAACGGACACACATGGACATCAAGTTTCACCCCTCAACAAGGCTCAAATACGGTCAGCGTGAGACAAACTGACGCCGCAGGAAATGTATCCACTCCGACATCTCTAACGTTTACTTATGATGATCAAACCGCTACGCCTTCCATTGATTTGAAAGCGTCAACTGACTCGGGAGTGTCTACAACCGACGATCTTACGAACATTCATACCCCGATAATCACCGGTATGGCTGAAGCAAACTCAGCAATTTCCATTACCGACGAAACAGGGAAAGTGATTGCTACTGGAACAGCTAATAGCAGTGGTGTTTATCAGCTGACCACATCGGATATTGCTGAGGGTAAACATACTTTAACAGTGTCTTCTACCGATGTAGCAGGTAACCAAAGTAGTGCGTCCCTACCCGTTGAAGTTGACTACACAGCGCCAACCATTTCAAAGGTCAACTTAAAAACAGAGACTACCCATCAGCCAACATTTAGCGGTACGGTTTCTCTAGATACCACCAGCGTTGACATCGTCATCAAAAGCGGAAGCACCATTATTGAAACCTTACACGCGACACTAGATGGAAAAGGTGGTTACACGGTTGACGCAACTAATTTGCCAGACCAAAGTTACACAGCATATATTCAAGCAACTGACAAAGCTGGCAATAGCACCGCATCTGGTTACGCAGGCACTTTTGATCGTTTCATCGTTGATACTCATGCATCCGCGCCTACTATCAGTTTTGAAAGCACCGGCTTGGATAACATTTATAACGCAGCCGAAGTTGCATCAGGAGCTGCGAGTACCATTACCAGTACAATTCACTTACCTTCTGATGCACATCCAAAAGATACGCTGACAATTAACGGACATTCTCACCATATCACCGACGCTGAATTTTTGGCTAAATCCGTCAACATAGAAGTCGCACCAGGGGCATCAATTACAGCAAGTATTACTGACCAGAATGGTAATACATCAACTGTCACAAACGCTATCGCGCCGAGTGCAGATGTTACTGTCGCGCCGCTACAAGTCTCGTTAACCCATGACACAGGAAGCAATTCGTCTGATTTGATTACTAGCGATGGTTCATTGACTATCACTGGACAAGAGACAGGCGCAACCGTTGAATACTCGACCGACAACGGACACACATGGACACCGAGTTTCACCCCTCAACAAGGCTCAAATACGGTTAGCGTGAGACAAACTGATGCAGCAGGAAATATATCCCCTGATACTTCGGTGACTTTCACACTCGATAATACGATTGCTGCGCCAGCGGTCTCTTTGCGCAACGACACTGGGCGACACTCGGTTAACACCCCAGACTTAATCACTAAAGACTCTCAACTTACAATTCAAACTGAAGCTGGTGCAAAAGTAGAATACTCGAATGACGGCGGGCACACTTGGACAGCTGTGTTCAATCCAGTTGAGGGGGTTAATGACCTACAGGTAAGACAGACTGATATCGCAGGCAACGTATCGCCAGTGACGCACTTTAGCTTCACCTTGGACACCACTCCCGGCACAATCACAGTAAACCCGATATCGCAGGACAATGCGTTAAATGCAGCAGAGAACAATCAACCATTAGTGATCACCGGCACGACATCCAACATAGCACCAGGGGATGTCGTCTATGTCGTCATCGGCAATAAACACTTTTATGATGCAACGGTAAAAACAGATGGCACGTGGTCATTAACTCTAGGTACTTCTATACATCAAAACATAATGGCGACCGATCGCGACTACTCAATACAAGTCGGTACCGTTGATACGGCAGGCAATTCGACGCCTCGCATTTCGACCCATCTGCTGATTGATACGCAGAGTCCGATTCCACATATCGCAGTTGACTCAGTGACACAAGATAACGTGCTCAATGCTCTTGAGTCTGGTCAAACTATCGCGATAACCGGAACAGTAACTGGCGATTACCAAGCAGGTGATATTGTCAGCTTAAAGATAAACGGTGCAACTATTTCATCACTCACAGGCTCAGTTGATTCGAGTGGACATTTTTCTATTCCAGTGGCTGGTAATGTATTGGAACATGCCAATATTCATACTAGCTATGCAAATGGCCAGTCTGGCTCGATACACTCAATAGAAGCCACCATTATAACCACCGATGCCGTAGGAAATGTTGGCAGTGCGACGACAGGTTCCCAGGTATTCAGCGTTGATACTCATGTTAGCCTGCCGACAATTACCTTTGAAAACCCTGGACCCGATGGGCTTTACAGCAAAGCAGAAATAGCCCACGGGCACCCCAATACAGTCACTGCGACAATTACCCCACCGGGTGATGCTAAGGTTGGCGAACATCTCGTTGTTAATGGACAAGATCACGTACTAGATGCCCATTCACTCCAGCATGGGTTACAAATTGAAGTAAACCCAGGCTCTCAAGTGCAAGTCACCATGACAGACGAACACGGAAATACAGCGGGTAGCCAAGGTGTTGCCGCCAGTGCAATCCCAGAGCCGATTGTTGTTAAACCACCATCTGGTAGCCATCAAGTGTCCGGTACACTTGGTGTTCCACCTCTTGTCCCATCTCAAACGCCTGTCCCATCGGCGCAAAACGGTTGGCGTATCCACCTACCTAATGGTCAGTATGTAACAAGCCATCATGGGCAATATGGAACGTTAACCATTGACCCTCAAACCGGTCACTTACATTACCAAGAGCAAGCACAAGTCCACACGGGACCACATGGCAGTGCTTCAGGTATTGGTCAGCATGAAGATAAGTTCGAAATCGCGCTGCAAGGGACCAATCAGGATGAGGTGGTTGCCCACGTGAATGTTCAGATACTCAGTCATGGACCAGGGCATAGTGGCAAGCTTACGATTGGAACTGAGGTTGTTGATATGACGATCACACCTATTGTCCACGCATCTCACCCTGCTCCACCTCCACCACCGCCAGTTCAGCATGACGAGCCAGAGATCGCCTCTCACGAGGACTTCACGTTTACTGTAAGTGAAGACACTTCTCTAGATTTATCTCAGCATGCTCATCAGGAGCCAGACCAAAAAACAGATCACCAGGGTGCTGCGGCTTATTTGGATGCCCTAGGTATTCAGCCGAATGCATCGCCTACCACAGGGCACGATCAACCCGCAGATATGGACATCGTGCTTGCACAAGTCGACGAGCAACATGCGGTAGATTACGATCAAACGCATTTAGATATGTCGGATGCACTTGAACACCATGATGCAGCCAATAACCACAACCAAGATGATGAGCACCATCATCACCACGACGTAGATGGACTACCAGACATAGATCCAAATAACTAA